The proteins below are encoded in one region of Paraflavitalea devenefica:
- a CDS encoding SpvB/TcaC N-terminal domain-containing protein: protein MNTTSNNKKGDSSFINTPPKEAGSKPGVIQMPSMALPKGGGAIKGMGETFKADVFTGAANYSIAIPGTAARGFEPQLSIDYSSGNGNGVFGMGFSLPVSSISIRTGKGIPRYDGHDIFMLEGSELVLKKQSPHKTGNEWEVFEYLPRVQGAFSLIQHFVKADQSESYWKITTTENTVSVFGGSEHSRIFNPDNPAQIVEWLMEQSTDAKGNRIVYTYKAENKDNVPDKPWEQNRSYNNKYLQKIQYGNYTGPQGTAQFAYELIFDYGEYELPSLNAGKQPITDPYRPVNNWKYRPDAFSSYDSGFEIRTCRLCYNIMLFHLFEDELGDPCLVKSVHIDYKQSCNYNDNNNPGLSLLSQATMVGYRRLGKKATDEYDIQQTPPTLFSFSAFDPPLNPPFKNITVNDRHVPGYLNNTGFQPVDLNGEGIAGLLYQEGATLYYCAPEGEGQYDQPEFPFRFPSDRDFANTGLSLTDLNGDGVLDLVVSDRQRNGYYLKKGDGDWQRYTPFKSVPTNIDSPAIEMAGLSNNGKTDALIVDRAYLTVYPSLGTDGYGPAVNVKKPTGFPSVKEGYLQQYVGFTDMMGDGLSHRVKIANGSVECWPDRGYGVFGEKITMGNAPSFGDDFDIARLSLADIDGSGTTDILYVQQNTITLYINHSGNYFSAPITIDLPEPYSAIDQVSFADINGNGTNCLVYTKAGPVMRHYYYDFTGEMIIDGRPQKSMKPYLLIEIDNNLGMANRIQYCSSTKFYLEDKRAGDPWVTRLPFPVQVTEKISVIDKINGACYTSSFTFHDGHYDPVEREFIGFGYVETWDTETYENSHSQSPYLTTKEENYVPPVYSRTWYHTGAGFDDPAVMTNYKAHFFKGDTKAYDFPDTVFDELIYRQDPDTLRQAWLALKGQVIRTEVYAADKDINPLLYQNPYTVTEANEKVFLYQEKGSQPYAVFLVVPRESIAYNYERNPLDPRVQQTFTLATDAFGNTLQSCILYLSRRPNNSVDFVKYPEQYTVRGTLALQRYVDVIDDFLFCQVPCEEQNLELAGILPDINEYFSFDGIKKQVDTIGLPNRSVIIPYGGVFTGGVQVRQITWSRQYFWNWANLHQNPVLGFICSPALLHHTEEAVFPKQFTIDTYDGRLIDEAGYTHDGYLSNVICTHGGYFYTPGPDNGYWWNKGLVQYYLAPSMDLDAPQTFYLPFKSENSFALQPLSGAAGTSRALLTQDPSLHVCTSIFYDHYYLFPVQLTEEIDSNTVNTQYAQMDYITGQPRQLVDINGNTGQVLFDPLGQVIVSSLFGTENDTTAGGMTLYPDGGKQAEYQDPGKGSFTAVINNPGKFLQGASTYYFYNLNAWVDAQQPVAAIQLVRNHYWQAPDGNSSPYCQVMISYTDGLGRSIEAKLKCTVNGNEANNIPGEEWQVTGRTVYNNKGKPCEQYLPYFTASPDYEDQESIPGPPPTVTHYDPLLRVIRIDTPKRFFSRVAFTPWEQLQYDEDDTILDSWFYQHEYPGNLTPNEVDAIKKAVAFYNTPSGTIFDNSGHPFLDVRNNLGNVPKNAFASLQTPVISSAAIWNDLILNGYLAPYPDFPELELHFLTPKFQPYAKGFVLHLNARYNDILQPIIDILKENCLTTYYISDISGRVLMAVDPRIYYGNIINNTSHYNFRYRYSMTDKDPVFIDSADAGVENPLLGLSAEKHLSNIFNAQLWTWSPRSYCQFILYDRLQRKTALTIKKITEPGPVTNYDNFNLVEVFTYGESCTGAAGYNLRGQLYQTKDLSGIVVNPSYTMTGLPLETTRQLLKDYKTPADWRDELLLLEDRVYRTAFTYNAIQQMLTQTTPDDSVTTNTYNQAGRLITVSVKFPGNEAVQSIIENIEYDANGQRTLLKNGNGIVTRYTYEETTLRLMAIKSTRPANGNITTMVQDIIYYYDPVGNITRTLDNTANIVFCNNQRINPLADYTYNALYQLVIATGRQHTGITTNTYQDNSPDSFKQCFFGPPPYMADANKLENYTERYTYDDSGNLVYIKHTASVTTSWSRDLAVEDYSNRLTNSDYDAAGNLRKLDIANEVELSYNCCEHLVKAGIIKRVNEPDDCDYYLYGSSGGRTRKVSEKMAQGGALTLVEDKIYLGNYEIKRNINVASGATLVTSERQTIRVMDDQGCVAIIYYTLTDTAHPDREGLRQCRFQMDNNIGSVCLEMDTNAQLISYEEYFPYGGTSIITGISQAEVKAKEYRYSGKERDDSTGLYYYGLRYYVPWQGRWLNPDPAGTVDGLNLYAFVGGRVIAWHDINGTRKKRKKEDDGKGEAVKKSKEEEEKEISKKDQLIQSLGIENLKEDGDPAPQGDTEEMRETACWNWALNAGKASPNNDLSVTQLFSKGRSAIFKYRNHSKKDETLYGGLGRIPSEFPQSEKADSIMGELRELTKQKAFKPLLEGAPKEKLSKEEAELQIQFMKGSMKIAALAAKLNPNNEGEKSTFTLHMQTVKGAFHTWEHWGIGVRRGDGSRSIIQTLPKLDKKKSSPRHPIKINTEKMWDPDHVEAIIGIDELLDAHYDVLLKK, encoded by the coding sequence ATGAATACTACGTCCAATAATAAAAAGGGGGATTCATCATTTATTAATACTCCTCCAAAAGAAGCAGGTTCAAAACCTGGTGTAATACAAATGCCTTCCATGGCGTTGCCCAAAGGCGGGGGCGCCATCAAAGGAATGGGAGAAACATTTAAGGCCGATGTATTTACAGGGGCAGCAAACTATTCTATCGCCATTCCTGGTACGGCCGCCAGGGGATTCGAACCACAGTTATCCATTGATTATAGCTCAGGCAATGGAAATGGCGTATTCGGCATGGGCTTTTCATTGCCTGTCTCCAGCATTTCCATAAGAACGGGAAAGGGAATTCCCCGGTACGATGGCCATGATATCTTTATGTTGGAGGGAAGCGAACTGGTCCTTAAAAAGCAAAGCCCTCACAAAACCGGTAATGAGTGGGAAGTATTTGAATACCTGCCAAGAGTACAAGGGGCATTTTCTTTAATACAGCATTTTGTTAAAGCGGATCAGTCGGAATCTTACTGGAAAATAACCACCACTGAAAATACGGTATCGGTTTTTGGCGGGTCGGAGCATTCAAGGATCTTTAATCCTGACAACCCGGCGCAAATAGTGGAATGGTTAATGGAACAGTCAACAGATGCCAAAGGGAACAGGATCGTTTATACCTATAAGGCCGAGAATAAAGACAATGTGCCCGACAAGCCCTGGGAGCAGAACCGCTCCTACAACAATAAATACCTGCAAAAAATACAATACGGCAATTATACCGGTCCGCAGGGCACGGCACAATTTGCTTATGAATTGATCTTTGACTATGGAGAATATGAGCTGCCTTCACTCAATGCCGGTAAGCAACCAATAACCGATCCCTATCGCCCGGTCAACAACTGGAAATACAGGCCCGATGCGTTCTCGTCCTATGACAGTGGTTTTGAGATCCGCACCTGCCGGCTGTGCTACAACATCATGCTCTTTCATCTTTTTGAAGACGAATTGGGCGATCCCTGCCTGGTTAAAAGTGTACATATTGATTATAAACAGTCCTGTAATTATAATGATAACAATAACCCGGGGCTTTCTTTACTCAGCCAGGCTACCATGGTTGGGTACAGAAGGCTGGGGAAGAAGGCCACGGATGAGTATGACATACAGCAAACCCCTCCAACATTGTTTAGTTTCTCAGCCTTTGATCCTCCCCTGAATCCCCCATTTAAAAATATAACGGTCAATGATCGCCATGTGCCGGGGTATTTAAACAATACCGGGTTTCAACCGGTTGACCTGAACGGAGAAGGCATTGCCGGATTGCTGTACCAGGAGGGAGCTACCCTTTATTATTGTGCACCGGAAGGCGAAGGACAATATGATCAGCCGGAATTTCCTTTCCGGTTTCCGTCTGACCGTGATTTTGCCAATACAGGACTGTCGTTAACCGATCTGAATGGTGATGGTGTACTTGACCTGGTAGTCAGCGATCGGCAAAGGAACGGATACTACCTTAAAAAGGGTGATGGCGACTGGCAACGGTATACACCTTTTAAGTCGGTGCCCACCAATATAGACAGTCCTGCCATAGAAATGGCCGGGTTAAGCAATAATGGAAAAACCGATGCACTGATTGTTGACCGTGCTTACCTGACCGTATATCCTTCACTCGGTACCGATGGATATGGACCGGCAGTCAACGTAAAAAAGCCAACAGGCTTTCCATCTGTTAAAGAGGGGTATTTACAGCAGTACGTTGGTTTTACCGATATGATGGGCGACGGGCTTTCGCACCGGGTGAAAATAGCCAATGGAAGCGTGGAGTGCTGGCCCGATAGGGGCTATGGTGTTTTTGGTGAAAAGATCACCATGGGCAATGCTCCCTCGTTTGGCGATGACTTCGATATAGCAAGGTTATCGCTGGCCGATATTGACGGCTCCGGCACAACAGATATCCTGTATGTGCAGCAGAATACCATAACCCTTTACATCAATCATAGCGGCAATTACTTTTCAGCTCCCATTACCATTGATCTGCCTGAACCCTATAGCGCCATTGACCAGGTAAGCTTTGCCGATATAAACGGGAATGGCACCAATTGCCTGGTATATACCAAGGCCGGGCCGGTGATGCGGCATTATTACTACGATTTTACAGGAGAAATGATCATAGATGGCCGGCCGCAAAAGAGCATGAAGCCTTACCTGCTCATTGAAATTGATAACAACCTGGGCATGGCCAACCGGATCCAATATTGCAGCTCCACCAAATTCTACCTTGAAGATAAAAGAGCAGGCGATCCCTGGGTTACCAGGCTGCCATTCCCGGTGCAGGTGACGGAAAAAATAAGTGTGATTGATAAGATCAACGGGGCTTGCTATACCAGCAGTTTTACATTTCATGACGGACATTATGATCCTGTTGAAAGGGAGTTCATAGGTTTTGGCTATGTGGAAACATGGGATACGGAAACTTATGAAAACAGCCACAGCCAGTCACCCTATCTCACTACGAAAGAAGAAAACTATGTACCCCCGGTGTATAGCAGGACCTGGTATCATACCGGTGCCGGTTTTGACGATCCCGCGGTCATGACCAACTATAAAGCGCATTTCTTTAAGGGGGATACCAAAGCGTACGATTTTCCCGACACCGTTTTTGATGAATTAATATACCGTCAGGATCCCGATACATTGCGCCAGGCCTGGCTGGCGCTTAAAGGGCAGGTTATACGTACGGAAGTATATGCAGCCGATAAAGACATCAATCCTTTGCTATACCAAAATCCCTACACCGTAACGGAAGCAAACGAAAAAGTTTTTTTATACCAGGAAAAAGGAAGCCAGCCGTATGCTGTTTTTTTAGTAGTGCCCAGGGAAAGTATTGCTTACAACTATGAGCGCAATCCCCTGGACCCGCGCGTGCAGCAAACCTTTACGCTGGCAACAGATGCTTTTGGCAATACACTTCAATCCTGCATCCTCTACCTGTCAAGACGCCCCAACAATTCGGTTGATTTTGTAAAATATCCCGAACAATATACCGTGCGGGGCACACTGGCGCTGCAACGGTATGTAGACGTAATAGATGATTTCCTTTTTTGTCAGGTGCCCTGTGAAGAACAAAATCTTGAACTGGCCGGTATCCTGCCGGACATCAATGAATACTTCTCTTTTGACGGCATAAAAAAGCAGGTGGATACCATTGGACTGCCCAACCGGTCGGTCATTATTCCTTATGGAGGCGTCTTCACGGGGGGCGTACAGGTCAGGCAAATTACCTGGAGCCGGCAATACTTCTGGAACTGGGCAAACCTTCACCAAAACCCTGTGCTCGGTTTTATCTGTTCGCCGGCCTTATTGCACCATACAGAAGAAGCCGTTTTTCCCAAACAGTTTACCATTGATACGTATGACGGCAGGCTGATTGACGAAGCCGGCTATACCCATGACGGCTATCTCTCCAATGTGATCTGCACGCATGGCGGATACTTTTATACGCCCGGCCCTGATAACGGGTACTGGTGGAACAAAGGACTTGTGCAATATTATCTGGCGCCTTCCATGGACCTGGATGCTCCCCAAACTTTTTATTTACCCTTTAAAAGCGAAAATAGTTTTGCCCTTCAACCCCTTTCGGGCGCAGCAGGAACGTCCCGGGCGCTGCTCACCCAGGACCCTTCCCTCCATGTGTGCACCTCCATCTTTTATGATCACTATTACCTGTTCCCTGTACAGCTCACAGAAGAAATTGACAGTAATACTGTTAATACGCAGTATGCGCAGATGGATTACATAACAGGTCAGCCACGCCAGTTAGTGGACATCAATGGTAATACAGGTCAGGTATTGTTCGATCCGCTGGGCCAGGTGATCGTGTCTTCTCTTTTTGGAACAGAGAATGACACAACAGCAGGCGGCATGACCTTGTATCCCGACGGGGGAAAACAAGCGGAGTACCAGGACCCCGGTAAAGGCTCTTTTACAGCAGTGATCAATAACCCCGGAAAATTTTTGCAGGGGGCCAGCACCTATTACTTTTATAACCTGAATGCCTGGGTGGATGCGCAGCAGCCCGTTGCTGCTATCCAGCTCGTCAGGAACCATTACTGGCAGGCGCCGGATGGGAATAGCAGCCCTTATTGCCAGGTAATGATCAGTTATACAGATGGGTTGGGCAGGAGTATTGAAGCGAAATTAAAATGCACAGTAAATGGTAATGAAGCTAATAATATTCCAGGCGAAGAATGGCAGGTAACCGGTAGAACGGTGTACAACAACAAAGGAAAACCCTGCGAACAATACCTGCCTTATTTTACGGCTTCCCCTGACTATGAGGACCAGGAAAGCATTCCGGGGCCACCACCTACTGTAACACACTACGATCCTTTATTGAGGGTCATCCGGATAGACACACCCAAAAGGTTTTTCTCTAGGGTAGCATTTACTCCCTGGGAGCAACTACAGTATGATGAAGATGATACTATATTGGACTCCTGGTTCTACCAGCATGAGTATCCCGGCAACCTGACGCCCAACGAAGTGGATGCCATTAAAAAAGCCGTGGCATTTTACAACACTCCTTCCGGGACCATCTTTGATAACAGCGGCCATCCATTCCTGGACGTTAGAAACAACCTGGGCAATGTACCCAAAAATGCTTTTGCCTCGCTTCAAACGCCCGTCATTTCTTCAGCAGCCATCTGGAACGATCTTATCTTAAATGGCTACCTGGCGCCGTACCCGGATTTTCCGGAGCTGGAGCTGCATTTTCTCACCCCCAAATTCCAGCCCTATGCAAAAGGGTTTGTCTTGCACCTCAATGCAAGGTATAATGATATACTGCAGCCAATTATTGATATACTTAAAGAGAACTGTCTTACTACTTATTATATCAGCGATATTTCAGGCAGGGTACTGATGGCTGTTGACCCAAGGATCTATTACGGGAACATCATCAACAATACCAGCCATTACAACTTCAGGTACAGGTATTCCATGACGGATAAGGATCCTGTATTCATAGATAGTGCGGATGCAGGCGTAGAGAATCCACTCCTGGGTTTATCTGCCGAAAAACACCTGTCGAATATCTTTAACGCGCAACTATGGACCTGGAGCCCGCGCAGCTATTGCCAGTTTATCCTGTACGACAGATTGCAACGGAAGACAGCCCTGACCATTAAAAAGATCACGGAACCGGGGCCTGTTACGAACTATGATAATTTTAACCTCGTGGAAGTATTCACTTATGGAGAAAGCTGTACCGGTGCGGCCGGGTATAACCTGCGCGGACAACTGTACCAGACCAAAGACCTTTCCGGTATCGTAGTGAACCCTTCCTATACCATGACCGGATTGCCCTTGGAAACGACCCGCCAACTGCTGAAGGACTATAAAACGCCGGCCGACTGGAGAGACGAACTGTTGCTTTTGGAAGACAGGGTTTACCGCACTGCATTTACCTACAATGCCATACAGCAGATGCTGACGCAAACAACACCCGATGATTCCGTAACCACCAATACTTATAACCAGGCGGGCCGGCTTATAACCGTATCTGTTAAGTTTCCCGGTAACGAAGCTGTTCAGTCCATTATCGAAAACATTGAGTACGATGCCAACGGGCAAAGGACCTTATTGAAAAACGGGAATGGGATTGTTACCCGGTATACGTACGAAGAAACCACCTTACGCCTTATGGCCATAAAAAGTACCAGGCCAGCCAACGGGAATATCACCACGATGGTGCAGGACATAATCTATTATTACGATCCTGTGGGCAATATTACCAGGACGCTTGATAATACGGCCAACATTGTTTTCTGCAACAACCAACGGATCAACCCGCTGGCCGATTATACGTACAATGCCCTCTACCAGCTTGTCATCGCCACCGGCCGTCAGCATACGGGTATCACCACCAATACCTACCAGGATAATTCACCGGACAGTTTTAAGCAATGTTTTTTTGGTCCGCCTCCTTATATGGCCGACGCTAACAAGCTTGAAAACTATACGGAGCGGTATACCTATGATGATTCCGGCAACCTGGTGTATATAAAGCACACGGCTTCTGTTACCACTTCGTGGTCAAGGGACCTGGCGGTGGAAGATTATTCCAACAGACTTACAAACAGTGATTATGATGCGGCCGGTAACCTGCGGAAGCTGGATATTGCCAATGAGGTGGAGCTTTCTTACAATTGTTGTGAACACCTCGTGAAAGCCGGTATCATCAAACGTGTGAACGAACCGGACGACTGCGATTATTATCTGTACGGCAGCAGTGGCGGGCGCACCCGGAAAGTGTCAGAAAAAATGGCCCAGGGCGGTGCGCTTACGTTGGTGGAAGATAAGATCTACCTGGGCAATTATGAGATAAAAAGAAATATCAATGTCGCTAGTGGTGCAACGCTTGTAACATCCGAAAGGCAAACCATCAGGGTGATGGATGACCAGGGCTGCGTGGCCATCATATATTATACCCTTACGGATACGGCCCATCCCGATAGGGAAGGGTTAAGGCAATGCCGGTTTCAAATGGACAACAATATCGGTTCGGTTTGTTTGGAAATGGATACCAATGCCCAGCTCATCAGTTATGAAGAATATTTTCCGTACGGAGGCACTTCCATCATTACCGGTATTAGCCAGGCAGAAGTGAAAGCGAAGGAATACCGTTACAGCGGCAAAGAGCGCGACGACAGTACCGGATTATACTACTACGGGCTGCGCTATTATGTGCCGTGGCAGGGAAGATGGTTAAATCCCGACCCGGCCGGTACGGTAGATGGCCTGAACCTATATGCCTTTGTAGGTGGCAGGGTTATCGCCTGGCATGATATAAATGGAACTAGGAAAAAAAGGAAGAAGGAGGATGATGGCAAGGGGGAGGCGGTAAAAAAATCTAAAGAGGAAGAAGAAAAAGAAATATCCAAGAAGGATCAATTGATTCAAAGTTTAGGCATAGAAAACTTAAAGGAAGACGGTGACCCGGCGCCCCAGGGTGATACCGAGGAGATGAGAGAAACTGCCTGTTGGAATTGGGCGTTGAACGCCGGGAAAGCATCGCCGAATAATGATTTGAGCGTAACCCAACTGTTTAGTAAGGGCAGGAGCGCCATTTTTAAATACAGGAATCATTCAAAGAAAGATGAGACGCTTTATGGAGGTTTGGGCAGGATCCCAAGCGAATTCCCCCAAAGCGAAAAGGCTGACTCAATAATGGGTGAGTTGAGGGAATTGACTAAACAGAAAGCCTTTAAGCCATTATTGGAAGGAGCACCCAAAGAAAAATTATCTAAAGAGGAAGCCGAGCTGCAGATCCAGTTTATGAAAGGTTCCATGAAAATAGCAGCCCTGGCGGCTAAACTCAATCCCAATAACGAGGGGGAGAAATCAACATTCACCTTACACATGCAAACCGTGAAAGGCGCCTTTCATACCTGGGAGCATTGGGGAATAGGCGTTCGCCGGGGAGATGGTTCCAGGTCAATTATACAAACCTTACCAAAGTTAGATAAGAAGAAATCAAGTCCACGGCATCCTATTAAAATAAATACCGAAAAGATGTGGGACCCCGACCATGTAGAAGCTATTATAGGAATTGATGAACTGTTGGATGCGCATTATGATGTACTGCTTAAAAAATAA
- a CDS encoding helix-turn-helix domain-containing protein, protein MCSNVVKVARPGADREKEQALKKLYECLSGHVHDKDLNIDRLAKLMYMSRPTLYRKMKSLTGQTPNELIQEARLKKAAELLATGEYRVFEVARMVGYTSQSSFGKSFLKQFKVTPATYQRCR, encoded by the coding sequence ATGTGCAGTAATGTTGTAAAAGTTGCCCGGCCGGGGGCTGACCGGGAAAAAGAGCAGGCCCTGAAGAAACTGTATGAATGCCTGTCCGGTCATGTCCACGATAAAGACCTGAATATTGACCGGTTGGCGAAACTGATGTATATGAGCCGTCCGACCCTGTACCGGAAAATGAAAAGCCTCACCGGCCAGACGCCGAACGAACTGATCCAGGAAGCCCGGTTGAAAAAAGCGGCGGAACTGCTGGCGACCGGGGAATACCGCGTTTTTGAAGTAGCCCGGATGGTAGGCTATACCTCTCAAAGCAGCTTTGGCAAATCTTTCCTCAAACAATTCAAAGTAACGCCTGCCACTTACCAGCGCTGTAGATGA